In one window of Helianthus annuus cultivar XRQ/B chromosome 17, HanXRQr2.0-SUNRISE, whole genome shotgun sequence DNA:
- the LOC110921688 gene encoding uncharacterized protein LOC110921688, with the protein MLPDGYSSSKKKDAYWDDVCGQEVSKMARIRCMMQTFDIRTFIVLFLVIPIGFTGVYFHGQKITYFLRPLWQSPPKPFITIPHYYHENVSMDSLCKLHGWNLRDYPRKVYDAVLFNNEIDMLTIRWKELHPYVTQFVLLETNSTFTSIPKPHYFAINRERFDFAEPRLTYGTIGGRFKKGENPFVEEAYQRVALDQLLKIAGIEDGDLLIMSDVDEIPSAHTIDLLRWCDGPPPILHLNLNNYLYSFEFNVDHSSWRASVHQYQKGKTRYAHYRQTDYLLAESGWHCSFCFRKITDFVFKMKAYSHTDRVRLSHFLDPKRIQNVICNGDDLYDMLPEEYTFKDIIAKMGPIPHSYSAVHLPSYLLNNADEYRYLLPGNCIREAG; encoded by the exons ATGCTGCCTGATGGTTATTCATCTTCCAAAAAGAAGGATGCTTACTGGGACGATGTTTGTGGTCAG GAGGTGAGCAAAATGGCTCGAATCCGTTGCATGATGCAAACCTTTGATATACGAACGTTCATTGTGTTATTTCTAGTCATTCCTATTGGTTTCACGGGCGTTTACTTTCACGGACAAAAAATCACATACTTTTTAAGGCCATTGTGGCAATCACCACCCAAACCTTTCATTACCATCCCTCATTACTATCATGAAAATGTTTCAATGGATTCACTTTGCAAACTCCATGGATGGAATTTACGCGATTACCCACGAAAAGTGTATGATGCGGTTCTATTCAACAATGAAATCGACATGCTTACGATTAGATGGAAAGAACTTCACCCTTATGTAACACAGTTTGTGCTTCTAGAAACCAACTCTACATTCACAAGCATACCCAAGCCTCATTATTTTGCAATCAATAGGGAACGATTCGACTTCGCTGAACCCCGTTTGACTTACGGCACGATTGGTGGACGATTCAAGAAAGGCGAAAACCCTTTCGTCGAAGAGGCTTATCAACGAGTTGCACTTGATCAGCTTCTTAAAATAGCAGGTATCGAAGATGGTGATTTGTTGATCATGTCGGATGTTGACGAAATTCCTAGCGCTCACACGATCGATCTTTTGAGATGGTGCGATGGCCCACCGCCGATTCTTCATCTAAATTTGAATAATTATTTGTACTCTTTTGAGTTCAATGTTGATCACAGCAGCTGGAGGGCCTCAGTACATCAGTACCAAAAGGGTAAAACACGATACGCTCATTACCGCCAAACAGATTATCTATTAGCAGAGTCAGGGTGGCATTGCAGCTTCTGTTTCCGAAAAATTACAGATTTTGTATTCAAGATGAAAGCTTACAGCCACACGGATCGAGTCAGGCTCTCACACTTTCTTGACCCGAAAAGAATTCAGAATGTAATATGCAACGGTGATGACTTGTACGATATGCTTCCCGAAGAGTACACGTTTAAGGATATCATAGCGAAAATGGGTCCAATTCCTCATTCTTATTCTGCAGTCCATCTTCCTTCATATCTATTAAACAATGCAGATGAATACAGGTATCTTTTGCCTGGTAATTGCATCCGTGAAGCGGGTTGA
- the LOC110921215 gene encoding glucuronokinase 1, protein MEPNGSSPVVIEHKAYARIGLLGNPSDVYYGRTISLSIENFWACVRLEPSKDLLILPHPTHDLVKFGSLSHLVNRLENEGYYGGVRLLMAICKVFTSYCKEQGIHLHDNNFSLSYDTNIPRQTGLSGSSAIACAAFSCLLDFYNVRDKIAVKIRPQLILNAEKELGIVAGLQDRVAQVYGGLVYMDFNKASMNKNGYGNYIQLDTSLLPPLHLIYAENPSDSGKVHSAVRQRWLDGDEFIISSMEEVASLALEGRSALLEKDYAKLAALMNRNFDLRRRMFGDAALGALNIEMVEVARRVGAASKFTGSGGAVVAFCPDGPLQVEALTDACKKAGFCIVPVKVVPSVLNEIDVRTLVTKNRLGVNGPQTPVFSLPCPVENVR, encoded by the exons ATGGAACCAAATGGATCATCTCCAGTTGTAATTGAGCACAAGGCGTATGCTCGAATCGGTCTTCTGGGTAACCCCAGCGACGTATACTACGGCCGTACCATCTCTCTAAGCATCGAAAACTTCTGGGCGTGTGTTCGTCTGGAGCCGTCTAAAGATCTCCTGATCCTCCCTCATCCCACTCACGATCTCGTTAAATTCGGCTCGTTATCGCACCTT GTGAACAGGTTGGAAAATGAAGGTTATTATGGTGGTGTAAGGTTGTTGATGGCAATTTGTAAAGTTTTTACAAGTTATTGTAAAGAACAGGGGATTCATCTACATGATAATAACTTCTCTCTTTCCTATGACACCAACATCCCTCGTCAG ACTGGGTTATCTGGTTCGAGCGCCATCGCGTGTGCTGCATTCAGCTGTCTTCTTGACTTCTACAATGTCCGAGACAAAATAGCCGTGAAGATCAGACCACAACTTATTCTAAATGCCGAAAAAGAACTTGGAATTGTTGCAGGTCTGCAAGATAGAGTAGCACAAGTTTATGGTGGTCTTGTATACATG GATTTTAACAAGGCGAGCATGAACAAAAATGGCTATGGCAATTACATACAGCTAGATACAAGTCTTCTTCCACCTTTGCATCTCATCTATGCCGAAAATCCAAGTGATTCTGGGAAGGTACATAGTGCGGTTCGACAAAGATGGTTAGATGGAGACGAGTTCATAATATCGTCGATGGAGGAAGTGGCTAGTTTGGCCCTCGAAGGAAGATCGGCATTACTTGAAAAAGATTATGCTAAACTTGCAGCCTTGATGAATCGAAACTTCGATCTACGAAG GCGGATGTTTGGTGATGCGGCCCTTGGTGCACTTAACATAGAGATGGTGGAGGTCGCAAGACGAGTGGGTGCGGCGTCAAAGTTCACTGGCAGTGGCGGGGCAGTGGTTGCGTTTTGCCCTGATGGACCGTTACAAGTCGAAGCTTTGACGGATGCTTGTAAGAAGGCGGGATTTTGTATCGTACCAGTGAAAGTTGTACCTTCGGTCCTCAATGAAATCGACGTCAGGACGCTTGTAACGAAGAACCGCTTAGGCGTGAATGGCCCACAAACCCCCGTGTTTTCGTTGCCTTGCCCTGTTGAAAACGTGAGATAA
- the LOC110922084 gene encoding glucuronokinase 1: MKPNGSSSSSSPSLTSPIIEHKAFARIGLLGNPSDVYYGRTISLNIQNFWATVRLQPSSDLQILPHPTHDLVQFTSISHLVNRLENEGYYGGVRLLMATCKVFKTYCKEQGIHLHDGNFSLSYDTNIPRQTGLSGSSAIVCATFSCLLDFYKVRDKIAVEIRPQLILNAEKELGIVAGLQDRVAQVYGGLLYMDFNKESMDKYGHGDYTQLDTSLLPPLYLIYAENPSDSGKVHSAVRQRWLDGDEFIVSSMEEVANLALEGKTALLEKDYAKLATLMNRNFDLRRRMFGDAALGSLNIEMVEVARRVGAASKFTGSGGAVVAFCPDGPSQVELLTDACKKAGFSILPVKVVPSLLNEIDIRSQSSKNA; this comes from the exons ATGAAACCTAacggatcatcatcatcatcatcgccgTCGCTAACATCGCCCATAATTGAGCACAAAGCCTTTGCTCGCATCGGACTTCTCGGTAACCCCAGCGACGTCTACTACGGCCGTACAATCTCCCTAAACATCCAAAACTTCTGGGCTACTGTTCGTCTACAACCCTCTTCAGATCTCCAAATCCTCCCTCATCCCACTCACGATCTCGTTCAATTCACTTCAATTTCTCACTTA GTGAACAGGTTGGAAAATGAAGGTTATTATGGTGGTGTAAGGCTGTTGATGGCAACTTGTAAAGTTTTTAAAACTTACTGTAAAGAACAGGGGATTCATCTTCACGATGGCAACTTTTCGCTTTCGTATGACACCAACATCCCTCGTCAG ACAGGGCTATCTGGTTCAAGTGCCATTGTATGTGCTACATTTAGCTGTCTTCTTGACTTCTACAAAGTCAGAGATAAGATTGCTGTTGAGATAAGGCCACAGCTTATCCTAAACGCCGAAAAAGAACTTGGAATTGTTGCTGGTTTGCAGGATAGAGTAGCACAAGTTTATGGGGGGCTGTTATACATG GATTTTAACAAGGAGAGCATGGATAAATATGGTCATGGCGATTACACGCAGTTAGATACGAGTCTTCTCCCGCCTTTGTATCTCATCTATGCCGAAAATCCAAGTGATTCCGGGAAGGTGCATAGTGCGGTTCGACAAAGATGGTTAGATGGAGACGAGTTCATAGTATCGTCAATGGAGGAAGTTGCTAACTTAGCTCTTGAAGGGAAAACAGCATTGCTTGAAAAGGATTATGCTAAACTTGCTACCCTGATGAATCGAAACTTCGATTTACGAAG GAGGATGTTTGGTGATGCCGCCCTTGGTTCGCTTAACATAGAGATGGTAGAGGTGGCTAGAAGAGTAGGTGCGGCGTCAAAATTCACAGGcagtggcggtgcggtggtggcgTTTTGCCCTGATGGACCGTCACAAGTTGAACTTCTGACTGATGCTTGTAAGAAAGCGGGATTCTCCATTTTACCTGTGAAAGTTGTACCGTCACTTCTCAATGAAATTGATATCAGAAGTCAGTCATCCAAAAATGCATAG